The DNA segment CCGGGTGCTGGGCGAGTACCTGGACGCGCTGGTCGTGCGCACCAACGGGGACATGGCGGAGATACGGCGGCTGGGCAGCAGCCCGAAGCTCGCCGTGGTCAACGCCCTGACCCTGGACGAGCATCCGACCCAGGCCATCGCCGACCTCGCCACGCTCACCGAGCTGTTCGGTGACCTGGCGGGGCGGCATGTGCTGTGCGTCGGCGAGGGGAACAGCTCGGGTGCCGCGCTGGCGCTGGCCGCGGCGCTCACCCCCGGGCTGCGGCTGACCCTGCTGTGCCCGCAGGGGTACGAGGTGCCGCGGGAGACCCTCGACCTGGTCGGCAAGCTCAGTGACGGGCAGGCGCTGGTCGAGCAGGTCACGTCGGCCGACGAGGTGACGGGGCCGGTGGACGCCGTGTACACGAGCCGCTGGCAGACGATGGGCGTCCCCAAGGCGAACCCCGACTGGCTGGCCGACTTCGAGGGGTTCCGGATCGACCAGGCGTTCCTCGACCGGTTCGCCGGCCCGGACACCGTGTTCCTGCACGACCTGCCCGCCGTGCGCGGCCAGGAGGTCACCGACGAGGTCCTCGACGGGGAGCGGAGCGTCGCCTGGCGCCAGGCGCACCACAAGATGACGGCCGCGATGGCGGTGCTGGAGTGGTGCGTGACCGGGGCGGCCGACCGCGCCTGACCGGAAAGCGCGCAAGACAGCGGTGGGGGGATGGGCCCGCGGGCCCATCCCCCCACCGCTGTCGGCGCGCCCCGCGCCGAGGGGTCGGGTTCAGCCGCCCATGGCCGCGACGGCCGACCTGGGGCGCAGATCGGTCCAGTGGGCCTCGATGTACTCGGCGCACTCCTGCTTCGTGCCCTCGTCCCGCACCAGCGTCCAGCCCGCCGGCCGGGGGATGCCGACCGGCCAGAGGGAGTGCTGGCCCTCGTCGTTGGCGAGGACGACATAGCGGCCTGCCGGATCCTCAAAAGGGTTGGTTGCCACGATTCCCACCTTCGCTGAAGCGACGACGCATGACCCGCGTCTGCGTTTTCCGGTCCCAAACTAGGGGCCGTTCAGGCAATGCGCGGGCAGAGTGACAGGCAGCTCGGCGGTGGTGTTCCCGCCCTCGCCGCCCGACGCGACTGGTCCACACCACACTTCCGCCCATTTCGTGGACGACCTATGATCATACGGACAGCGAGATCCATGAACTCCGACCGGTGAGGGGATCCACGTGGCAGGTGGTGGGGGGCCACTGAGATTCAACCTGCTGGGCGCGCTGGAGGTCTGGGAGGGCGGCACCAAACTCCGGCTGGGCGGGGCGATCCAGGAGCGTGTGCTCCTCATGCTGCTGCTGGAGTCCGGCAAGATGCTGCCCGTCTCCCGGCTGGTCGAGGCCGTCTGGGACGAGGACCCGCCCGCGACCGCTCCCCACCAGGTTCGCAAAGCCGTCGCCGATCTGCGCCGGCGCATACCCGGCGGCAGCGAGACCCTGGTGACCGAGGGCCCCGGTTACCGCGTCATGGTCACCGAGAGCCAGCTGGACCTGGCCGAGTTCGACGCCCGGCTGCGCCTCGCGAAGGAAGCCCTGGCCGCCGAGGACCCCGCCCGCGCGGTCGACGCGCTCCAGGCCACCCTGGCCCTGTGGCGCGGTCCGCTGCTCTCCGGCGAGGGCACCCCGGTCATCGAGCGCGCCTCGGTCATGCTGGAGGAGCGCCGGCTGGCCGCCGCCGAGCAGCTCTTCGATCTGCGCCTTGGCCTCGGCGAGTCCGCCGAACTCGTGGTGGACCTGCGCCAGTTCGTCCACCAGAACCCGCTGCGCGAGACCCTGCGCGGCCAGCTGATGCTCGCGCTGTACCGGTCGGGCCGCCAGGCCGCCGCGCTGGAGGAGTACGCCGAGGTCCGCCGGCTCCTCGGCGAGGAACTCGGCATCGACCCCGGCCCCGAACTGACCAGGCTGCACGAGGGGATTCTCCGGGAGAGCCCCGAACTCGCGGCCGCGCCGAAGTCCTGGCAGGCCCCGACCCCGCTCCCGCCCGCCCCCGAGATCGAGGCCCCCGCCACGCTCCCGCACGACCTCGCCGACTTCACCGGCCGGGACCGCGAGCTCCAGGAATTACTGAGCTACGCGCGTCACGAGGACGGCCGGGGCACCCGGATCGTGGCCATCGACGGCATGGGCGGCAGCGGGAAGACCACCCTGGCGGTGCGGGCCGCGCACCGGCTCGCCGCGGCCTACCCGGACGGCCAGATCCATATCGACCTGCGCGGATACACCCCCGGCGAACAGCCCGTCACCACCGGCGCGGCCCTCGCCTCGCTGCTGCGCACCATGGGCGTACCGGGCCCCGGACAGCAGCTGCCCGAGGACGACGCCGGGCGCGCGGCCCTGTGGCGGGCCACCCTCAGAGGCAAGCGGGTGCTGCTGCTCGTCGACAACGCCACCGAAGCCGGAACGATCCTGCAGCTGCTGCCCGCCTCGCCCGACTGCCTCCTCCTCGTCACCAGCCGGGCCCGGCTGGTGGACCTCGACGGGGCCGACTGGATCTCCATCGGGCTGATGTCCCCCGGGGAGAGCGCCACCCTGATCGAGGACATCCTCGGCAGCCGGCGGGTGTCCGCGGAGCCGGAGGCCGCCGCCGAACTGGCCCGCCTGTGCGGGTATCTGCCGCTCGCCCTGCGCATCGCGACCGCGCGGCTGCGCAACCGGCCGCGCTGGACCCTGGCCTACCTGGTCGAGCGGCTGCGGGACGAGACCCGTCGGCTGGACGAACTCAGCCTGGGCGAGCGCAGCATCGGCGCGACCCTGCGGCTGTCGTACCAGGCGCTGGACAAGGACTCCCGGACCGCCTTCCGGACCCTCGCCCTGCATCCCGGCGGGGACATCGATGTCTACTCGGCGGGCGCCCTGCTCGGCATGGACCTGCGCGACGCCGAGGACATGCTGGAACGGCTGCTCGACGTGCATCTCGTGCTCCAGCCGGAGATCGGCCTGTACACCATGCACGACCTGGTGCGCAGTTTCGTCCGGAGCCTGCGCGGCGAGCCGACCGCGCTGGACGACGGGGCCGCGGTCGAGCGGCTGCTCGACTACTACCTGACGGCCACCGAGGCGGCCTGCGAGGTGCTGTTCCCCGGGCGCCGGCACCGGCCCACCGGAATCCCCCCGTCGGTGGCGGAACTCCCCGACCTCACCCACGAGAAGCTGGCGCAGGTCTGGTTCTCCCGGGAGCATCCCGGGCTGCTGTCCCTGGTCACCCTGGCCGAGCGGTCCGGCCATGACCGGCACGCGGTGTGCCTGGCTCGCAATCTCGTCTTCCACCTCAACGCGCGCGGCCATCTCCAGGAGTTCGCGGAGCTGTGCCGCCTCGCGGTGACGGCCGCCCGGCGCCTCGGCGATCTGGACCTGCTCGGCGTCAGCCTGTCCAACCTGGGCGTCGCCTGCTGGAAGCTCGGCCGCTACGAGGAGGGCATCAAGGTCGCCGAGGAGGGCCGGGACGTCGCCGCCCGCCTGGGCGACCGGCACACCCAGGCGCACACCGAGAGCACGCTCGGCCTGTACAAGAGCCTGCTGGGCCGCTTCCCCGAGGCGCTGGTCCACCTCCAGTGGGCGATCGCCTGCGAGCGCGAACTCGAATCGCCCCGCGCCGAGGCGGAGAGCCTCACCGCCCTGAGCGCCCTGTACGAGCAGTGGGGCAAGTACCGGGAGGCCGCCGAGGCGGCCCGGCGCGCGATGCTGCTCGCCGAGCAACTGGGGAGTCAGGGAGGGAAGTTGGTGGCCCTCACCGATCTCTCCCTGGCGCAGACGGGACTCGGCGAGTACGCGGAGGCCGATGAGACGCTCGCTCTCGCCCGCCAGTTGTGCGACGAGTCCATGGACCAGGGCCATGTCGCGATGACGTTGGCGCTGTCGGCCGACATCGCCCAGCGTCTGGACCAGCCCAACGAGTCCTCCGGATTCGCGGACCGCGCCCTGGCCCTCGCCCGGGCGGGTTCCTCGCCGCTGCGCCAGGCGAAGCTGGAGAACGTGATCGGCCGGGTGCTGCGGCGGAAGCAGGAGTACGCTTCCGCGCTCGCCCTGCACAGCAGCGCACATGAACTGGCGTCCTCCGTCGGCCACCGGGTCGAGGCGGCCTATGCCCTGGCCGGACTGGCCGCCGCGGCGGCGGCACTGGGCGACGAACCGTGGGCGGCCGAGCACGCGGCGCAGGCCGAGGAACTGTTCTCGGCGATGGGCATCCCCCGAACGCCCGGCGCACCTGACCGCCGTGCAGAGCTGACCGTCGTACTACGCGCCCACGACCGGGGTGGTGACGGTCGGGCCCTTGTCCTCGGCCGTCACGTGGTGGCCGTGCCGCTGCGTGTCCGTGTGGCCGGCCTCGACCGCCGCGGCGCCCAGCGCCAGCGCGACCACAGCAACGACGATCCGGACCGAGTTGGTGAGCTTGCGAGCCATGTTTTCCGCCCCCTGGAAGTGTCTCCGTCTTTCCGACACCTCGAATATGGAGACGGGCGATCCCGCGAGGGTCCCGCTCCGATACCGCCCACGGGTAACGCGCGGAAACGGCCTCTGACCAGGGACAAAGGCGAATCCGGGAGGGTGGGACGGGAACGGTCTCCCGGGGCGGGAACGAACGGGTGGGACGGGCCGCGACGGGTGGTGCGGGTGAGCCGGTATCGGCTGAGCCGGTCCCGGTGAGCCGGTACCGGGTGAGCCGGTACCGGGTGAGCCGGTACCGGGTCAGTCCGTGCCCGCGCCGGTGGCCGTCACGGTCGTACCGCCGAGCCGGCACGACAGCACACGCGGGCCCCGGGCGGTGAGGACGACCTCCGTGTGCGCGGGCCCGCTCTCGTGCTCCGCCATGTCGAGCAGGGCCCGGACCGACGAATGCAGTACGGCGCGGTCCGCCGCGGCGGGCTCACCCCACGGGGCGGCGCCGGCGGGCGCGTTCCGGGTGATGCCGACTACCTGGTGCATGCCGTCGCTGGACTCCGTGGCCACCCCGAACCGGGGCCCCTCCCCACTCTCCTCCGCGCCGGTCCCGGTGTGTGCGGCCCAGCGCTCGACGGCCGACAGGTCCCGCAGGGCACGGCTGAGCCGTTCCGTCACCGGTCGCGGGTCCGGGAAATGGTTCACGAAACGCTCCTTCTCAGATTTCCGACGCCCTCCATGCCACTGCTTTGCCGGTTGAGCCGTCAAGAGGCAGCTTCCATCGGCAGTTACCGGGGTGCTTGGCCGGATTCATGGAAACTCCGCGACCCGTCGAGTTAGCGTCCTCGTATTCCCACTGCTCGCCCGATCGGCTTCCAGGAACCAACGGAGGAACGCAACGATGAGGCAGATGGTAAATTGGCTGACACCCTCCTTCGCCGCACACAGCGGTAATCCAGGAGTGGCCACGCTGGGACCTTCGGGAACCAGTAGCGAAGTCGCCGCAGGAATCGTCTGGCAAAGCCTCGGGGGCGATGTCCCGGACATCCGGAACATCGCACTGCACCGGACGTACGAGGACGCCGCCGAGGCGGTGCTCAAGCAGGACGTGGACTACCTGGTGGTGGCCAACGCCTACAGCGGCATCAGCGAGTTCTACATGGACACCCGGCTGTCCCTGGCCGGCGTGTTCGTGATGGACACCCCCCACTACGGCATCGCCCAGCTGCCCGGGGAGGCGGTCCCGGACCGGCCGGTGGTCGCCACCCACCCGGCGCCCCGCCCCCTGGTGGACGAGTTGCTGCCAAGTCACTTCACCGACCGGGAGATCCTTCAGGTCACGTCGACCAGCACGGCCGCCCAGGCGGTCCGCGACCGGGTCACGGACCTGGCGCTCACGACCGTACCGGCGGCCGAGGCCCACGGCCTCGAATTCATTTCCCGGAAACGGTTCATCAGGATGCTCTGGTCCGTATTCACGCTGAACGGCGAGATATTCGTCGTCCCCGACGACACCGCGGAAGCGGGGAGGATCACCCATGCTCATACTTGACGGTGAGGCGGTCCGCGCCTCCTATCCGATGGCCGAGGCGATATCGGTCATGACCGAGGCGCTGCGATCGTTTTCCTCGGGAAAGGTGACGCAACCGCTCAGGTCGGTGCTCGCGCCGCCGTCCGAACAAGGTGTGTTCGCGATGATGCCGTGCCATGCCGAGGGCCTCGGATACGGTTTCAAGGCCATCATGCACAATCCCGGGAACGAGGCCCGCGGACTGAGCACGCATATCGGCATGGTCACCGTTTTCGATCCGGAGACCGGTGAGCTCTCGGCCGTCCTCGACGGCGGCGCGGTCACCGCGATCCGCACCGCCGCGGTCTCCGCCGTCGCCACCCGGGAACTGGCCCGCGCGGACGCGGGCGATCTGGCGATCCTCGGCGCGGGCACCCAGGCACGCACCCATCTGGAGGCCGTCCGGCTGGTGCGGGACGTCCACCGGGTCCGGGTCTGGTCCCGCACCGCCGAGCGGGCCCGGGACTTCCGGGACTGGGCCGGTACCCAGGGCGTGGAGGTCGAGGTCGCCGCGACCCCGGAGGAGGCCGTACGCGGCGCGGACCTGGTGTGCACCACGACCGCCTCGCGCGTCCCGCTGATCCCGGCGGGCCTGCTGAGCCCCGGCGCCCATGTGAACGCGGTCGGCGCGTCCGTGCGCGGCGCCCGGGAACTGGCCCCCGCCGCCGTCGCCGGCTGCGCGGTCTACGTGGACAGCCGGGAGTCGGCCCTGAACGAGTCCAGTGACCTCTGCGACCCCATCGACGAGGGCCTGATGGACGAGAAGGACATCAGGGGCGAGATCGGAGAAGTGCTCCTCGGCACCACCGAGGGACGCACCGAGCCAAAGGAGATCACCTTGTTCAAGTCCCTGGGCCTGGCCGTCGAGGACGTCGCCTCCGGATTCTCGATCGCGGCCCGGGCGCGGAAGGGCGGCATCGGTGTTGCTGTCTGAGACGCGGCCGTCCACGCTGCGGGCCACCAAGGTCTTCGTCGTCGACGCGTTCGCCAAGCGCCCGTTCACCGGTAACCCGGCCGCCGTGTGCCTGCTGGACGAGCCCCGGGACGAGGGCTGGATGCAGGCCCTCGCCCGGGAGATGAACCTCTCCGAGACGGCCTTCGTGACCGCCCGCGACGAGGGCTACGAACTGCGCTGGTTCACCCCGGCCAAGGAGGTCGACCTCTGCGGCCACGCGACCCTCGCCAGCGCCCACGTCCTGTGGCAGCGCGGCTACCGGGAACGGGAGATCGACTTCCACACCCGCAGTGGCCTGCTCACGGTCAGCCGCGAGCAGCGCGAGATCGTCATGCGGTTCCCGGCCGAACGCGCGGTGGAGACCGAGCCGCCGGCCGGGCTGTGCGAGGCGCTGGGCGTGGCGCCGGTGTGGACCGGCCGCAACCGGTTCGACTACCTGGTCGAGGTCGCCGACGCGGAGGTGGTGGCCGACCTCAAGCCCGACTTCGCCGCCCTCGCGGGCGTCCCGACCCGCGGGGTGATGGTCACCGCGCCGGGCGGCTCCCACTCCGAGTTCGACTTCGTCTCCCGGTTCTTCGCACCGGCGTACGGCGTCGACGAGGACCCGGTCACCGGTTCCGCCCACTGCTGCCTGGGCCCGTACTGGGCCGGCCGGCTGGGGCGCACGGAGCTGTGGGGCTACCAGATGTCCCGGCGCGGCGGCACGGTCCACGTCACCGTCCTGGACGACCACGTGCTGCTGGGCGGCACCGCTGTGACGATCACGGCCGGCGCGTCGATCCCGTAGCCGGCAGGGAAGGAAGCGGAGGACAGAGCATGCCCGCGTACGTCATAGGGAACGTCACCACGCTGGAGACCAGCGACGAACTCGCCGAGTACCGCCGCCGGGTGGGCGCCACGGTGGTCCGGTACGGCGGGCGCTTCCTGGTCAGAGGGGGGAAGGTGGACGTCGTGGAGGGCGACTGGCTCCCGGTCCACCTCACCCTCATGGAGTTCCCGGACGGCGCCGCCGTCCGCGCCTGGCTCGGGTCCCCCGAGTACCAGGAGATCGCCGCGCTGCGCACCGGCAGCGTGCGGACCGAGCTGGTCCTCCTCGAAAGCGGCGACTGACGACGAACGACTGTCGATCCGGCTTGTCCACGCAGGGATTCAGGAAGGTTTCACCTCACGTGTTCACCATCTTCGACGACGAGCTCGACGCCCTCGCCCGCCGTACGGTCGCCCGGCAGCGGGAATTCCACGCCGGGTCGTGGGACGGGGAGCGCCTGTCGGCCCACCAGTGGGAGAACCTCCGGGAGAGCCTGCGCTATGTGCGCAAACGCTCCCCCTTCTACGCCGAGCGGCTGGCGGACCTGACGGAGGCGGGGATCGAGGTCCTGGACGCCGCGGAGTTCGCCCGCGCCGTGCCCTTCACCACCAAGCAGGACCTCCGGGACCAGGGCTACGACATGCTCTCCAGGCCAGTCAGCGAGTCCTGGGTGTTCTACGAGACCACCGGCACCACCGGGCCCGCCACCCCGTGCCCCCGCGACAACACCGACTCCATCGTCAACAACACCGCCCTCACGGTGGCCTACCGGGACATCTTCGAGCAGCACGGCGACCACCACGTGGTGGCCGTGCTGGGCCCGACCGAACTGCACTCCACGGGCGACACGTTCGGCGACGTCTGCCGCAACCTCGGGCACACGGTCGTCAAGATGTGGCCGCACTCCCCCGTCGTGGGATTCGAGCGGGCCCTGCACATGCTCCGCGAGCTGCGCGTCACGGCCGTCTTCTGCACGCCCGGCATGGCGATGTCGCTGGCCAAGGAGGCCCGCAAGGCGGGGCTCGACCCGGCGGCCGACTTCGGTCTGCGGCTGCTGATGTTCGTGGGCGAGCTGGTCACCCCGACGCTGCTGGAGAACCTCGGCTCCCTCTGGAACGCCCGCGCGTACAGCTGCATGTACGCCTCGCAGGAGTCGTCCATCATCGCCACCGCGCACGCCGACGGCCGGCTGCGGACCGTGCCGCTGAACGTCTACTACGAGGTCGTCGACCCGGCCACCGGACAGCTCGTGGCGCCGGACGCGCGGCGGGTGCGGACGGGCGAGCTGGTCATCACCCATCTGTACCAGGGCGCCAAGCCGCTGGTGCGCTACCGCACCGGCGACCTGGTGCGACTGGCACCGGCCGCCGACGACGGGTCCCCCGCCCAGGTCCTGACGCCGCTGGGCCGGGTGCGCGACCGCATCGACCTCAACGGCCACACCGTCACGGCCTACGAGCTGGAGGACCTCGTGCTGTCCCGGACACCGGGCTGCCGCGACTACCACATCACCATCGACCGGGAGGCGGACACCGACGTGCTCGCCGTCGACCTCGACATGCCCGACACGGCCGCCGCGCGGGACGCCCACGCCTCGCTCGTCGCGGCGGCCGCGGACGCCTGGGGCTGCCCGCTGACCGTCCGGCACACCAGCCTGGGCGCGATCACCACGACGGGAGCCATGGTCAGCTGGAAGGCGGCCCGGGTGCGGGACCTGCGCACGGCGTCGGACCCCGAGCACGAGGCGGCCCTGGCCATCGCCCGCCGCCGGGACGCACGATGAGCGCCGGCCGCACCGCCGCCCCGGCCGCCGGCCAGTGGGTCTTCCACGACGGCGACTTCGTGCCCGCCGCCGACGTACGGCTCGGCCCCAGCCTTCAGGCGCTCCAGTACGGCACCGGCGTCTTCGAGGGCATCCGCGCCTACGCGACCGGCTCGGGCGACAGCCACCTCTACCGGGCCCACGACCACTTCACCCGGATGATCGGCTCGGCGCGCCTGCTGCGCATCGCGATCGATCACGACGCCGACCAACTGGTCGAGATATCGGCCGAGTTGCTGCGGCGCAACGGCCACTCCGGCGACGCCTACCTCAGACCGCTCGCCTACAAGACGGCCCTGCAACCGGGGGTGCCGTTCGGGGTGCGGCTCCAGGGGGTGTCCTCCACGCTGACCATCGTCAGCCTGCCCATGGGCCGTTACACGTCCAGGGACGGGATCAGCTGCGGGATCTCCTCCTGGCGGCGTATCCCGGACAGTTCGCTCCCGGCCCGGGCGAAGATCACCGGCGCGTACGCCAACAACGCGCTCGCCACCGACGAGGCGACGGCCGCGGGCTACGACGACGCGATCTTCCTCAACCAGGCCGGCCATGTCGCCGAGGCCAGCACGGCCAACCTCTTCCTGGTCCGGGCCGGGCAGGTCGCCACCCCGGCCCAGGACTCCGACATCCTGGAGGGCATCACCAGGGACTCGGTGATCTCGCTGCTGCGCCGTCGGGCGGGCGTCGAGGTCGAGCGGCGCACGGTCCTGCGGTCCGAGCTGTACACGGCGGACGAGATCTTCCTGACCGGCACCGGCTGCGAGATCGTCCCCGTCACCGCCCTGGACGGCCGCCCGGTGGGCTCCGGCGTCCCGGGCCCCCTCACCCGCACGGTCATGGACGCCTACGACCGGTCCGTCCGCGGCCGGGACCCCCATGACGACCACGGCTGGCTGACGCCGGTCCACACCACCCCCGTCCTGCTCTGAGGAGGCACCGATGATCCGCCATACCGTCCTCTTCCGCTTCCGGCCCGAGGTCGACTGGTCCGACGCGCGCGCCCGGGCCGCCGAGGAGGCCACCGCGGGCCACCCGGACCACATCGAGGAGATCCTCGGCTGGGAGTTCGGGCGCAACATGACCGAGCGGCCCGTCGCCTACGACTTCGCCCTGATCGGCACGTTCGCCGACCGGGGAGCGGTCGACCGCTATCTGACCCACCCCGACCACGTCCGCGGCGTCGAGCTGTGGAAGGAGATCGCCACCTGGGTGGTCGCGGATTTCGCCGTCGCCTGAGAGCCGCCCCCGACGGGCCGGACCGGCGGTGACCGATCCGGCCCGGGCCGCCGCACCTCGCCCTCCGGTCCCACGACCCCTACCCGAGGATCACGACATGACAGCGATCGTCCCCCCGAACGGCAGTCCCGCCACCCTCGTCGAGGAGGCCCTGGACGCCCTGCTGACCACCGCCGAACGCCGCGACCCGCTGGTGGAGGCCCAGGTCGCGGTGCTGGAAGCCGGACTGATGCTGACCCGCGCGGGCGCGGTCACCCCGTCCCCCGGCCAGCCCGACCGCGGGCAACTGCTGCGCGAGGCCCTGGGCTCGGTGCGCGCCGCCGTCATGGCCACCGGTGTCGCGGTGGTCAGGTCCAACGACGCGGCGCGGATGGCGGGCGCGGACGCCGGATAGCCCGGACCCGTTCGCGAGCGGGATCAGCCGCCGCCCCGGGCGCGAGGGTGAGAGCGCCGGGCAGCCGGCCGGCCGCGTGACAACCCTCACACGAAATCGGCCACTAAGCATCCAGGTTAGTAGGCGGCCGTCCGCTGACATATGGGATTTGTCCGTCTTGGCATCGACCCGAGCCGTTCCGGAAGCGACCGCTCCCGGAACGCGGGGCACCTCTCCCTACTCGTCCCCATCGGCGCCCTCCTGACGGCTCACCGGGTGACGGTGAACGTCGCGATCGCGAAGTCGACACCTTCACGGGCGCCTGACAAGAGGCCCGCGCGGCTACGAGGCCGGATAGTAGCGGGGCGCGTTGCGGTCCTCTCCGGCCCGTGCTGAGACTGGGCGCTCGGCGATCACCGAGCGAGGGTCACACCATGGGCAAGCATCGCAAGACGCAGCATTTCCGACGGATGGTCATCGGCGCCGTCGCGGTCGGCACGGTGGGCGTGCCGTCCGTCGCGCTGGCCTGTACGAATTGGCCGTCCGGTACGACGGACCAGAGCACCGCCGCCACCGGCACCACCCCTCTCGCGTCGGCGGACACGCCCGCGCCCACGGACCCGGCGACGGCCGCGGCCAAGGAGACGGCGATACCCCAGCAGCCGGGCACATCCTGGGCGATACCGAAGCAGCGGGCGCATCACCCTCACCCGCGCCACCACTCGAAGGCTCCGAGCGCCCCGCTCACCACCGCCGCGCCGACCGCGTCCCAGGCGGCCGCCGCGCAGCCGGGCGGCACGCC comes from the Streptomyces sp. SUK 48 genome and includes:
- a CDS encoding Dabb family protein produces the protein MIRHTVLFRFRPEVDWSDARARAAEEATAGHPDHIEEILGWEFGRNMTERPVAYDFALIGTFADRGAVDRYLTHPDHVRGVELWKEIATWVVADFAVA
- a CDS encoding prephenate dehydratase domain-containing protein, with protein sequence MATLGPSGTSSEVAAGIVWQSLGGDVPDIRNIALHRTYEDAAEAVLKQDVDYLVVANAYSGISEFYMDTRLSLAGVFVMDTPHYGIAQLPGEAVPDRPVVATHPAPRPLVDELLPSHFTDREILQVTSTSTAAQAVRDRVTDLALTTVPAAEAHGLEFISRKRFIRMLWSVFTLNGEIFVVPDDTAEAGRITHAHT
- a CDS encoding ornithine cyclodeaminase family protein, which produces MLILDGEAVRASYPMAEAISVMTEALRSFSSGKVTQPLRSVLAPPSEQGVFAMMPCHAEGLGYGFKAIMHNPGNEARGLSTHIGMVTVFDPETGELSAVLDGGAVTAIRTAAVSAVATRELARADAGDLAILGAGTQARTHLEAVRLVRDVHRVRVWSRTAERARDFRDWAGTQGVEVEVAATPEEAVRGADLVCTTTASRVPLIPAGLLSPGAHVNAVGASVRGARELAPAAVAGCAVYVDSRESALNESSDLCDPIDEGLMDEKDIRGEIGEVLLGTTEGRTEPKEITLFKSLGLAVEDVASGFSIAARARKGGIGVAV
- a CDS encoding AMP-binding protein; its protein translation is MFTIFDDELDALARRTVARQREFHAGSWDGERLSAHQWENLRESLRYVRKRSPFYAERLADLTEAGIEVLDAAEFARAVPFTTKQDLRDQGYDMLSRPVSESWVFYETTGTTGPATPCPRDNTDSIVNNTALTVAYRDIFEQHGDHHVVAVLGPTELHSTGDTFGDVCRNLGHTVVKMWPHSPVVGFERALHMLRELRVTAVFCTPGMAMSLAKEARKAGLDPAADFGLRLLMFVGELVTPTLLENLGSLWNARAYSCMYASQESSIIATAHADGRLRTVPLNVYYEVVDPATGQLVAPDARRVRTGELVITHLYQGAKPLVRYRTGDLVRLAPAADDGSPAQVLTPLGRVRDRIDLNGHTVTAYELEDLVLSRTPGCRDYHITIDREADTDVLAVDLDMPDTAAARDAHASLVAAAADAWGCPLTVRHTSLGAITTTGAMVSWKAARVRDLRTASDPEHEAALAIARRRDAR
- a CDS encoding ornithine carbamoyltransferase; this translates as MRNLISLADLTSEELDRIVRRAVVFGRGDTGERPLAGHRVGIYFRKSSTRTRTSFWSGASRLGADVITFGPDELQISTGETLEDTARVLGEYLDALVVRTNGDMAEIRRLGSSPKLAVVNALTLDEHPTQAIADLATLTELFGDLAGRHVLCVGEGNSSGAALALAAALTPGLRLTLLCPQGYEVPRETLDLVGKLSDGQALVEQVTSADEVTGPVDAVYTSRWQTMGVPKANPDWLADFEGFRIDQAFLDRFAGPDTVFLHDLPAVRGQEVTDEVLDGERSVAWRQAHHKMTAAMAVLEWCVTGAADRA
- a CDS encoding MbtH family protein encodes the protein MATNPFEDPAGRYVVLANDEGQHSLWPVGIPRPAGWTLVRDEGTKQECAEYIEAHWTDLRPRSAVAAMGG
- a CDS encoding PhzF family phenazine biosynthesis protein, which encodes MLLSETRPSTLRATKVFVVDAFAKRPFTGNPAAVCLLDEPRDEGWMQALAREMNLSETAFVTARDEGYELRWFTPAKEVDLCGHATLASAHVLWQRGYREREIDFHTRSGLLTVSREQREIVMRFPAERAVETEPPAGLCEALGVAPVWTGRNRFDYLVEVADAEVVADLKPDFAALAGVPTRGVMVTAPGGSHSEFDFVSRFFAPAYGVDEDPVTGSAHCCLGPYWAGRLGRTELWGYQMSRRGGTVHVTVLDDHVLLGGTAVTITAGASIP
- a CDS encoding branched-chain amino acid transaminase yields the protein MSAGRTAAPAAGQWVFHDGDFVPAADVRLGPSLQALQYGTGVFEGIRAYATGSGDSHLYRAHDHFTRMIGSARLLRIAIDHDADQLVEISAELLRRNGHSGDAYLRPLAYKTALQPGVPFGVRLQGVSSTLTIVSLPMGRYTSRDGISCGISSWRRIPDSSLPARAKITGAYANNALATDEATAAGYDDAIFLNQAGHVAEASTANLFLVRAGQVATPAQDSDILEGITRDSVISLLRRRAGVEVERRTVLRSELYTADEIFLTGTGCEIVPVTALDGRPVGSGVPGPLTRTVMDAYDRSVRGRDPHDDHGWLTPVHTTPVLL
- a CDS encoding DUF1330 domain-containing protein, which gives rise to MPAYVIGNVTTLETSDELAEYRRRVGATVVRYGGRFLVRGGKVDVVEGDWLPVHLTLMEFPDGAAVRAWLGSPEYQEIAALRTGSVRTELVLLESGD
- a CDS encoding BTAD domain-containing putative transcriptional regulator produces the protein MAGGGGPLRFNLLGALEVWEGGTKLRLGGAIQERVLLMLLLESGKMLPVSRLVEAVWDEDPPATAPHQVRKAVADLRRRIPGGSETLVTEGPGYRVMVTESQLDLAEFDARLRLAKEALAAEDPARAVDALQATLALWRGPLLSGEGTPVIERASVMLEERRLAAAEQLFDLRLGLGESAELVVDLRQFVHQNPLRETLRGQLMLALYRSGRQAAALEEYAEVRRLLGEELGIDPGPELTRLHEGILRESPELAAAPKSWQAPTPLPPAPEIEAPATLPHDLADFTGRDRELQELLSYARHEDGRGTRIVAIDGMGGSGKTTLAVRAAHRLAAAYPDGQIHIDLRGYTPGEQPVTTGAALASLLRTMGVPGPGQQLPEDDAGRAALWRATLRGKRVLLLVDNATEAGTILQLLPASPDCLLLVTSRARLVDLDGADWISIGLMSPGESATLIEDILGSRRVSAEPEAAAELARLCGYLPLALRIATARLRNRPRWTLAYLVERLRDETRRLDELSLGERSIGATLRLSYQALDKDSRTAFRTLALHPGGDIDVYSAGALLGMDLRDAEDMLERLLDVHLVLQPEIGLYTMHDLVRSFVRSLRGEPTALDDGAAVERLLDYYLTATEAACEVLFPGRRHRPTGIPPSVAELPDLTHEKLAQVWFSREHPGLLSLVTLAERSGHDRHAVCLARNLVFHLNARGHLQEFAELCRLAVTAARRLGDLDLLGVSLSNLGVACWKLGRYEEGIKVAEEGRDVAARLGDRHTQAHTESTLGLYKSLLGRFPEALVHLQWAIACERELESPRAEAESLTALSALYEQWGKYREAAEAARRAMLLAEQLGSQGGKLVALTDLSLAQTGLGEYAEADETLALARQLCDESMDQGHVAMTLALSADIAQRLDQPNESSGFADRALALARAGSSPLRQAKLENVIGRVLRRKQEYASALALHSSAHELASSVGHRVEAAYALAGLAAAAAALGDEPWAAEHAAQAEELFSAMGIPRTPGAPDRRAELTVVLRAHDRGGDGRALVLGRHVVAVPLRVRVAGLDRRGAQRQRDHSNDDPDRVGELASHVFRPLEVSPSFRHLEYGDGRSREGPAPIPPTGNARKRPLTRDKGESGRVGRERSPGAGTNGWDGPRRVVRVSRYRLSRSR